GAGTAAAATTTACTCCCACCCTTTAAATTTAGTCCCAAAATAAAAATGGATATCAAAAAAGAGCTAAATTTTAATAATCCTGCTAAAAAATCATATCTTACATAACTCCCTAAAAATAGCGTTTTTAAATATGCAATTAAGGCATATTTAAGCTTTTTTTAACTTTTCTAATTTATTTTATTTTAAGGCACATTAATAAGGCAATTAATTGTATAGTTTCGGTGTCGTTAAAAAACTATTTAAGGAAAAAGGTGAGCACAAAAGAGGAATTTGCAGCTGGCAGAAAACTTTACTACGCTACTTTCTCTAAATTCTTCGTATTTAGTGAAGATGAAAAGAGATTTGATGGCCTTAGTAAAATGCTTGATCTCATAGAAGAATACAGCCTCAATGATGAAGTATCGCGAGCTGCTACTAATATAAAAAGTAAATTTAATGAAAAAAATCCAGAGAATTTGATCACCGAATTTGATGACATTTTTCACACTCCGCCAAGTCCGCTTCGAAACTCGCTCTCTTTTTACGATGAGGGTTATGAAGTGGGTCATGCTTGTGCTGATGTGCGTAAAATTTTGGCTAAGACAAACATCAGAAGAGATGAGAGTAAATTTAAAGAGAATGAAGATAATGTGGGCTTTGTCTTTACGCTTATGAACGAGTTTATCGGTAAATTTGACGAGTGCGAAGAGGAGCTTTTTAAAAATATTATAAATCCAAACATTGATGAGTTTATAGAGAATTTATATGAGCATAAAAATAGTGAAATTTACAAGGATGTGGCCGTTTTGCTAAACGAATTTATCGCGTTTGAGCGCGTGGCACTAAACTCACCAAAACCAGTCAAGATAGACCACAAAAAGAGCGATGGTCTTTCAAGATCTGAAAGTATAAGAAGAGAAAAAAATAGGATAAGAAAACTAAGAACGGAGGGTACATATGCAAAATAGACGCGAATTTCTAAAAAAAGTCGGTCTAGTTGGCGCTGTGGCAGCAAGTGGCGCGGTAGCAGCAAATGCTAATGAAAATTTAAAATCAGGAAAGAGTAAAAAGACCGAAGTGCTTTACAAAAGAAGCAAAAACTGGGAACTTTACTACAAACAAGCAAAATAAAATTTGATAGAAATTTAAGAAAGGATGAAAATGTCTGAAGCTAGATTAAACGCTACGCCAAACAACATCGGCCGTAGATCGTTTTTAAAAATGGCTGCATTAGCAAGTACTTGTGGAGCGGCCGGCTTTGCAGCAAGCAATGTCACAAGAGAAGCAACAGCTCAAGAGATGGCAAACCCATTTCCAGACTCAAAAATAGTAAAAACTGTCTGCACAGTTTGCTCTGTAGGATGCGGAGTGCTAGCAGAGGTAGAAAATGGTGCATGGGTACGTCAAGAAGTAGCACAAGATCACCCAGTAAGTGCTGGTGGTCACTGCTGTAAAGGTGCAGACGTTATCGATATGGTGCGCTCACACTGCCGTGTAAAATATCCGATGAAAAAAGTTGGCGGCAAGTGGCAACGCATCTCTATGACGCAAGCACTTGACGAGATCGGCGCAAAGCTAAAAGCTTACCGCGAGAAAAATCCAGAGCAAGTTATGTTTCTAGGATCAGCAAAAGATAGCAATGAGCAGAGCTACTACATCAGTAAATTCTCTGCGATGTTTGGGACAAACAACCTAGATCACCAAGCAAGAATTTGACATAGCGCAACAGTCGCCGGTGTGGCGAATACGTGGGGTTATGGAGCTATGACAAATCACCTTGGAGATATCCAAAACGCGAAATCTATCTTTATAATCGGCGCAAATCCAGCGGTAAATCACCCAGTTGGCTTTAGACACTTTTTAAAAGCAAAAGAGAATAATGGCGCAAAACTAATCGTTGTCGATCCAAGATACACAAGAACTGCAGCAAAGGCTGATTATTTCGCACAAATTCGCCCAGGCACAGACATACCATTTATGTATGGCATGATGAATCTCATCTTTGAAAATGGCTGGGAAGATAAGAAATTTATAGATGAGCGCACATACGGCATCGATGAGATCCGTAAAGAGGCTGCAAAATGGACACCAGAAGTCGTTGAAGATGTGACTGG
Above is a window of Campylobacter concisus DNA encoding:
- a CDS encoding TorD/DmsD family molecular chaperone codes for the protein MSTKEEFAAGRKLYYATFSKFFVFSEDEKRFDGLSKMLDLIEEYSLNDEVSRAATNIKSKFNEKNPENLITEFDDIFHTPPSPLRNSLSFYDEGYEVGHACADVRKILAKTNIRRDESKFKENEDNVGFVFTLMNEFIGKFDECEEELFKNIINPNIDEFIENLYEHKNSEIYKDVAVLLNEFIAFERVALNSPKPVKIDHKKSDGLSRSESIRREKNRIRKLRTEGTYAK
- a CDS encoding twin-arginine translocation signal domain-containing protein yields the protein MQNRREFLKKVGLVGAVAASGAVAANANENLKSGKSKKTEVLYKRSKNWELYYKQAK